The DNA sequence tagtcgtttagctcagttaccttagctttcttgggaacaggaacaatggtggccctcttgaagcatgtgggaacagcagactggtatagggattgattgaatatgtccgtaaacacaccggccagctggtccgcgcatgctctgagggcgcggctggggatgccgtctgggcctgcagccttgcgagggttaacacgtttaaatgtcttactcacttcggctgcagtgaaggagagaccgcatgtttccgttgcaggccgtgtcagtggcactgtattgtcctcaaagcgggcaaaaagttatttagtctgcctgggagcaagacatcctggtccgtgactgggctgggtttcttcctgtagtccgtgattgactgtagaccctgccacatacctcttgtgtctgagccgttgaattgagattctactttgtctctgtactggcgcttagcttgtttgatagccttgcggagggaatagctgcactgtttgtattcagtcatgttaccagacaccttgccctgattaaaagcagtggttcgtgccttcagtttcacacgaatgctgccatcaatccacggtttctggttagggaatgttttaatcgttgctatgggaacgacatcttcaacgcacgttctaatgaactcgcacaccgtatcagcgtattcgtcaatgttgttgtctgacgcaatacgaaacatctcccagtccacgtgatggaagcagtcttggagtgtggagtcagcttggtcggaccagcgttggacagacctcagcgtgggagcttcttgttttagtttctgtctgtaggcagggatcaacaaaatggagtcgtggtcagcttttccgaaagggggcggggcagggccttatatgcgtcgcggaagttagagtaacaatgatccagggtctttccacccctggttgcgcaatcgatatgctgataaaatttagggagtcttgttttcagattagccttgttaaaatccccagctacaatgaatgcagcctccggataaatcgtttccagtttgcagagagttaaataaagttcgttcagagccatcgatgtgtctgcttggggggatatatacggctgtgattataatcaaagagaattctcttggtagataatgcggtctacatttgattgtgaggaattctaaatcaggtgaacagaaggatttgagttcctgtatgtttctttcatcacaccatgtcacgttggccataagacatacgcccccgcccgtcttcttaccagaaagatgtttgtttctgtcggcgcgatgcgtggagaaacccgctggctgcaccgcttcggattgcgtctctccagttagccatgtttccgtgaagcaaagaacgttacagtctctgatgtccctctggaatgctacccttgctcggatttcatcaaccttgttgtcaagagactggacattggcaagaagaatgctagggagtggtgcacgatgtgcccgtctccggagtctgaccagaagaccgattgtttccctctttttctgagtcggttttttttttttttttttggtcgctgcatgtgatccactcggttacactggttgtaaggcagaacacaggatccgcatcgcgaaaaacatattcttggtcgtactgatggtgacttgacgctgatcttatattcagtagttcttctcggctgtatgtaaagaaacctaagatgacctggggtactagtgtaagaaataacacgtaaaaaaacaaaaaactgcatagtatcctaggaacgcgaagcgaggcggccatctctgtcggcgccggaggtACAAACGTAAAAACGCTAACCCGGTACACCAGGAGCATGCATCGAATCCCCTCAAGTTCACACCCATGTATCATGTAATACCGCCTAGTGACCAGGGAGGGGTGTGTTATTTTAAGTTTTTATGTACTGAATGCAACCCAGGCAGATGAACTGCCACAGGCGCTTTAAAAACTAGCACAGACCTCAAACAAAGTAGTTTTTCTACAGATTTGGGAAAAACTCAAATTTGAGCTTCTCATATCGCCCCAAATTTACTCCAATTACTGTGTGTGGGGAGAATCAGTAATATTCAGTCAGATCCTATGGCTGTCTCATAGTCACCAATGTGATATCAGCTGAACATACAGTTTATCTTTTGCATTGAAGtgtgtatcaaatcaaactttatttgtcacacaccgaatacaacaagtgtagaccttaccatgaaatgcttacaagcccttaaccaaaggtgcagttcaagaagagttaagaacatATTTCCCAAATCAACTAAAGTAAaacaataataaaaagtaacacaataaaataacaatagcgaggctatatacagggggtaccggtaacgagtcagtgtgcgggggtacaggttagtcgaggtcatttgtacatgtgtgtagggataaagtgactgcATAAATGGCTACCACTCAGAGTAGACACTGTTTTAGAATTTGTGGGCAGTGCACCATAGGTTTGAGAAAAAGTCACCGCAAAACAGGCCCGATTCAATTCAAACGATCTGTTTATAGGTCCACAGCAATTTGCAATTGTTGTGTTTTTGTCTGTCCGATTCGGTCAGATCCTATGGCTCTTTCATAGTCAGCTGgatctggggcctcatttataaaccgCGGGTACGTGTAAAATATACCCCAAAACGTGTGCATCAGTTTCCACATAAAAGTTGGCATTAATAAAAACTGAAGTTGATGTGAAAATGTGCTCACATTCCCGCAAACTTTAGACCATGCACACCCACAGTTTCTAGTGGTTGAAGTATTGCATTGCAAGTAGATTAGTATTTTGTGCAAATGGGGCATATGATGGACGGCTTATTCATAACAAACAGGTTAATATCAAGATGCAATAATTTACCATTAGTGAGGAGAGAAAGTATCATTTGTTATTCTTTGCATTTTAAAATAATTAGAAATAGGTATATGTCCTAggctattatttatttaattgcaTAATAAATTCCTCTCCTTTTTGCAATGGTTTCATACTCACGAGGTAGCCTACAGCAGTGATACCTTTCGTTCCGTCTTTAGTTTAATGGGACCCACTTCACAGCAGTCAATAGATAAGCTACAGTATTTTGCAGTATGCCATCTGATCTGGAGCGCAGGTTATTAAGGTGTAGGTTACTTCTATAGTTTACGTCTGAATACTCTAATTTAACATTTCTTCAGTAGACAATTTGATTTATACACAACTTTTCATTACCATTGTAgaatacatttttcacattttctgGGCATGCTGGGTTCATATTCCCGAAGTAGCCGTAGCCTATATAGAACAAATTACCATGCGCGTCTCTCATTTAATTGGGCCTATTAGATACGCTATTATTTCAAATATTTTGCTCTATACATCAGAAAGGAAGTGTGGTTTATAACCAAGTAGAATTTAACAGGTGAACAGACAGTTGATATTGTGCATTGAGGTGTATGGATACCACTGTAAGTAGACACTGTAATTCGCGGGCAGTGCAGCATAGGTTCGAGATAAAGTTAATGCAAAACAGGCCCTATTAAATTCAAACGATCTGTTTACAGGTCCACCGCCATTTGCAATTGCTGTCTTTCCTAAACTGTATGTCTGTCAGCCTAGGCCTACAGCAAGTTTAACATTGTGCCATCTTCTCCAAAGACATTTGATCAAGTTCACTATTTCTATTTCCTTTAGAAACATGCCTCGACCTAATTCTAATACTTTAAAAGTATACAGCAGGGTGTTATTCTGACCATAAAGGGTGAACGATAGGCGTTTTTCAGGCGGAGTTTTAATGCTCGTTCATGAGTGCAGTTTCAGGACGGGTCTGATTTTATAACTGTAAACATGCGTGTGTATGGCCTGCGGCAAGTTGATCAATCTCAATATTTTTGTATGTGCGCGAACTTTTCAGAAATGGCGCACGCAACGTTATAAATGAGGCTAGTCTACTTACGCGCCAACCAGATAATATGAGCCTATGAGGTGTCTCGGTTTCTATACCTTCTCTGGTATAGATGCTGCGTTTATAACCAAGTGGGAAAGTGTTAATTACCAGTTGTAAAGTCGTAAATACGAGTTGGATGCATCCACATGCTTTGAACTCGTTGAGAAATGCAGATTGGCCAATGGCAAACAAGCTGcttcaaccataaactaaaagtacagttATCATGCTCACAAACAAATTGTGTTCAAAAAACATATTCATAGATtgctttttataaataatgttttgttgcatTTACTGGCCAAAAATGCCATTCCCGAGATAATTATCTTAATGTGTGACGTCAGGTTTAGCATGTGGGATAAGTCAGAGTTTGGGATGATAGATGAGTTTCCCACTAGTATTTACCAGTTGAAGGGATGTTTTTCCCTGTTGTATGTGGTAAATAGCATCTTCCCATTTGGTTATGAACAAAGCAAGACCAGTCTTCTAAAGTGGGATTTTAGGGCAGACAGTGTCAGTCATCCAAAATGCACTCAGAACCCTACTGGGGACCTGACAGGACGGaactgctccagccattactCTGTGTAGCCCCTCGTCCATGACATCCTTCAATCCCAAGAGGTGTTCAGCTGCAGATATGATATCAATCAATCTTGAGTTCTTATCCACTCCGGCAGTGCAGTTTATAACCATAGAGATAAATGCATAAGTCCACCTTTTTCAAGGCGAGGGTATCTGGACCCTGCACCTGGCGAACGGCACCCACAGGACTAGACTACGGTGTATCCACCATGGCAACCGACCCACTAGCACTTTCTTTCACTCTTTTGGCTGCATCGGCATAAGAGACACTGGACAGCTCTTATCCTGGAAATCTCTGCCTCCTTCACCCTTAGAGGGAATTCAGGGAGCTCATGTTCATGTTTCCCACCAGTGTAGACTAGACAATAAATCATGTTGTTTTTTGCACAGACAGGCCTACCAAGTAAAAGTATAGATTTTGTATTAAGTCAATATTGATTGAATAtatatgtttccctccagacttCCAGCAActcactccctctgttccccctgagcagcagaagtgtgagcaggagtggagccccagtctgggGCAGGAGGACCCAGAACCCacacagattaaagaggaacaACAGGAGCTCAGGCTCAGTCAGGAGGACCCACCTCAGCCCTCACATCTTTACCAAAACCAAACTGtggatgatggagagaggagcGCTCTACCTATCATCAtaactgaagacatcaaaacagaACCTGATGGAGAGGACTACAGAGTAGCAGAACCAACCAGTGATCAGCCCCTCTCAGTTCATCCAGACTGCTCTGCTACACTGGAAAAACCATATTGGTGTAAACAATGTGGCAAAAGCTTTACACGTAAGGGAAACTTGACCTTGCATTTAaagatacacacaggagagaaaccatttctGTGCAAACAATGTGGCAAAAGGTTTAACCAGAAGAGCAACTTGACCATCCACACAAgggtacacacaggagagaatccCTATCAGTGCAAACAATGTGGCAAAAGGTTTAACCATAAGAGCAACTTGACCAGCCATACAaggatacacacaggagagaatctGTATCAATGGAAAGCTATTTAAGACTTCATCAGTGTGTTCACACGGGAGAAATCTGACCAGTGCAAATAATGTGGCAAAAGCTTTGGTTATAAACAGCCATACATCACATATGAGCACTCACATTAAAGGGCATACATTATATTACTGCAGTGAGTACAGCAAAGCTTCAGCCTGAAGGGAAAGTGAAAACAACATGATACTTTGTGTCATTGTGGATTTCTTCTCACATCCAACTTGTAAATTAATGTTATGTTCTGTTTTCTGGCACTTGACAACAAAACAAATTGACTTGTGAAAATCAGTATGAAAATCATCAGTCAGTATTAGACTTCTTAGCTGAAACTAGCTCTCAATTTCAgagacctacagtgcattcggaaagtattcagaccccttgactttttcaattttgttatgttacagccttattctaaaattgattaaataggtttttttctctcatcaatctacacacaataccccataatgacaaagcaaaaacagttttttagaaattttagcaaatggatctctctgtactttgctctgttcagctttgcctcgatcctgactagtctcctggtccctgcaactgaaaaacatccccacagcattatgctgccaccacctctccttggtgccaggtttcctccagatgcgaCGCTTGGCATTCTGGTCAAAGATTTCAAtctgggtttcatcagaccagagaatcttgtttctcatggtctgagagtcttttaggtgccttttggcaaactccaagcaggctgtcatgtgccttttgctgaggagtggcttccgtctggccactctaccataaaagcctgattggtggagtgctgcagagatgtttgtccttctggaaggttctcccatctccacagagtgactctggagctctgtcagagtgaccatcaggttctcggtctcctcccccgattgttcagtttggctgggcggccagctctaggaagagtttgaTGGAGAATGCTGGAGGCTACTGTGTTGTTGAGGACCTTCAATGgagcagaaatgttttgctacccatccccagatctgtgctttgacacaatcctgtctcagagctctacagacaattccttcaacctcatggcttggtttttgctttgacatgcactgtcaactgtgggaccttataaagacaggtgtgtgcctttccaaatcttgtcctGTCAATTGAATTGtagaagttgtagaaacatcaaggatgatcaatggaaacaggatgcacctgatatCAATtcccagtctcatagcaaagggtctgaatacttatgctatttttaatacatttgcaaacattttctatactgttttcgctttgtcattatggggtattgtgtgtagattgctgagaattttttatttaatttaatcaattttagaataaggctgcaatgtaacaatgtggaaaaaagtgAAGGAGGACACTGCTGGCTTCAGGAAGCCCTCACCGTATCATTTGAGAAAAAATGTCTCTATgtatttgtgttttttgtttttaatgctttGGTTGTTTTGTGCAAAGAGGGGAAAAAATGAAATGaattacaaataaagaaacatTTTTCCTTTCTTTGTCTACAACTAAAGAAAAAGGAAGCCCTCACCACTGTATCTAGCACAGAGCGCACATTTGGATTTCTAAACAATAGGAGTTCTTATTCAATTGTTTAACAATGACATACAAGATATTTGGGCCTCTATCTTCTATCTGtaccaactagaggtcgaccgattatgatttttcaacgccgataccgattatagGAGGCTCAAAAAAGCTGCTACCGATTAATCGGgcg is a window from the Oncorhynchus tshawytscha isolate Ot180627B linkage group LG14, Otsh_v2.0, whole genome shotgun sequence genome containing:
- the LOC121839221 gene encoding zinc finger protein 569-like, which translates into the protein MSKLQLLNVFVTERLSAAAVEIFGAVEKTIAEYREEIFRSAEENERLRREMDMIIKSEIQLYRTDFQQLTPSVPPEQQKCEQEWSPSLGQEDPEPTQIKEEQQELRLSQEDPPQPSHLYQNQTVDDGERSALPIIITEDIKTEPDGEDYRVAEPTSDQPLSVHPDCSATLEKPYWCKQCGKSFTRKGNLTLHLKIHTGEKPFLCKQCGKRFNQKSNLTIHTRVHTGENPYQCKQCGKRFNHKSNLTSHTRIHTGENLYQWKAI